The Pseudooceanicola aestuarii genomic sequence CGCCGCCCGCGCCGATCAGGTGGCAGGGCCTGCCCGCCACATGGATCTCTGCGGCCTGCAAGCCGCGCACGAAGCCCGCGCCGTCGAAATTGTACCCCTTGAACCGGCCGTCGGCCTCGCGCCGGACCACGTTCACCGCACCGACGCGCCGGGCGACCAGATCGACCTCGTCGCACAGGTCCAGCGCGGCGGTTTTGTGCGGCAGGGTGATGCCGAACCCCACGAGGTTCGGCATCGCCTTCAGCCCGGCCCAACAGGTCGCCAGCGCATCGGCGGGAACATGCAGCGGCACGCAGACGATATCTGCGCCCATGGCGGCGTAGATCGGGTTGATCGCCTCGGGCGTGCGGGCCTGAGCGATGGGGTCACCGATCACGCCCATCAGGCGGGTGGTGCCCCGGATCACGATGTCCATGTCAGATCCTCCCGCTTCAGCCAGACCAGGCTGCCGTCCTCTACCCCGACGATCAGGTCCAGCGCCCCGCGTCCGGCCCAATCCACCGCCTCCGGGGCGGCGACATGCATGGCCATGGCGATGACCTGCCCCTTGTGCGCCATCGGCACCGGCAGGGCAAAGCGGGGCGCGTCGGGCGTGCCGACGTTGCGGGCGTAGAACAGCCCGGCCTGTCCGGTGGTGTTGCGCGGCGCGCCGGTTGCGGGATCGTCAGGCACGCAGGCGCGGGCATGGGTGCCGAAGATCAGGTCCATCCGGCCTGTCCCCTCCCAATCGCACAGGCAAAGCTTTACCCGGCCACGGCCCCCGCCGACATCCACGGTGAACCGGATCTCGCGGCCGTCCTCCCAGTGCAGCCGGCGCGGCGCGGTCAGTTCGGTGTCGGAGGCGCGGGTCCAGTCGGTCAACACGCCCTCGGCATCCAGTGCGACGTAGTGGAGCGGCCCGCCTGCCTGCCAATCCGTCACTGCCGGGCGTACCCGCCAGACGGTTTGCAGCGGCGTGCCCTCGCAGGTCAGCCGTTCGGCTGCGGCAAAGCGCGGTGGCACCATGTCACCGCCCAGATTACGATACAGGCGGTGCTGGCCGGTGACGTCCGAAACCAGCAGGTCGCCGCGCCCGGTGCCGGTCCAATCCGCCACCGTCGGGCAGGAATAGCCGAACATTTTCTCCGACGGTCCCTGGATCGAGCCGGTCAGCCCGGCGGCAATGCGGATCGGCACGCCATCTGCGGTCAGCATCGCCTCCACGCCCAGGTCGCGGGGGTCGTCGACACCGCGGTTGGGGTAGAACAGCAGCTCGCCGGTGGAATTGCCGACCACCAGGTCCGGGCGGCCATTGCCGGTGAAATCATGCGCCGCCGGGCTGGGCAGCACCCCGGCATGGATCAGCGGGGCGGTGGTCTGCACGCGCCCGGCATGTTCGAACCGGGGCAGCCCGTCGGCGCCGGTGCCACAATTGCGCAGATAGGTGACATAGCCGTCCTCTGCCCCGACCAGAATATCCAGCCGCCCGTCGCCGTTCCAGTCGGTGACGCAGGGCAGATGGATGCATTGGTCCAGTTCCAGCACCGCATCGTCGGGGGTCTGGACCAGGCGGTCCTGTTCGAAGGTGCCGTCGGGCCTTTGCCGGGCGATATGCAGGATGTTCCAGAATTCGCCTGCGATCACGCTGGTCTCGCCGGGGGTGAAATCGCCAAAGGCCGGGGCCAGCTGGCCATAGACCTCCAGCGGGGTTTCGCCCGCGATCAGCGCGCGGCCTTTTTCCAGCACCGGTGCGGCAGGGGTTCCGACGTTTTTGAACGCATAGAGAAACCCGCGCAGCGGCCCGCCCATCCAGCGCCCGACGGCATCGTGGCCGCGATAACCCGCGTCGTTCCATTCCCGGCCGTTGGGCCAGTATTCGTCCCAATGGTCGCTGCCGACGATCAGTTCCGCCACGCCGCAGCCATCGATGTCATGGAACCGGGCCATGTGGAAATATTCGTTGCCGCGCACCCAGTCGGCGTCCAGTTCCAACACCACGGGATCGCCGAATTCCGGCGCGCCCCGGCTGCCGATATTGGGGAACAGGTAGATTTCGCGCCGCATCCGGGAGGCGGAGACAAGGTGAAAGACATCCCCGTCCGGCACGGCGGTGACATAGCCGCGCACGCCCTCGATACAGGTTTCCGGGCCCAGGATCGGGGTGCCGTCGGGATGGCTGCCGATCTCGCGCCGCAAGAAGACCTTGCCGTCATAACAGGGATCCCAGGCCGACAGCAGCAGATCGCGTCCGCCCGTGCCCGCCCAATCGACGACGTCGACGCAGGTGATGATCCGTCCGGCCACCGCCGCCGATGCCACGTCGGGGTGATAGCGCAATGCCTCTGCCCCGTAGTCCGGCCCGTGCCAGACGGTTGCATCGTCCTCCCATCTTTTGACGCTCACGCGAGAAATCTCCTTGGTTCCGGTGTTTCTGGAATGCTATTCTAAATTCAAACATGATTACAAATCCATCGGAAAGCGCATATGACCCAGAGAACCGACGGCATCGTCCCCGTGATGTTGACCCCCATGACCGACGACAACTCCATCGACTGGGCCGGGCTGGAGCGATTGGTGGAATGGTATATCGCCCAGGGTGCCGACACGCTGTTCGCGGTCTGCCAATCCAGCGAGATGCAGCACCTGACCCTGGCGGAACGGACAGAGCTGGGGCGCCGCACCGTGGAGCTGGCCGCCGGGCGGGTGGGCGTGATCGGGTCGGGCCATATCTCGGACGCGCGCGACGATCAGCGCGAAGAATTGATGGCGATGGCCGATTGCGGGTTCGACGCGCTGGTGCTGGTGACCAACCACCTGGATCCGTCCCATGCCGGTGCCGCCGCGCTGCGCCAGGGGGTGACGGACGTTCTGGGCTGGGTGCCGGGCGATCTGCCGCTGGGGTTGTATGAATGCCCCGCGCCATTCCGCCGCCTGCTGAGCGATGACGAATTCGCATTCTGCCGTGACACCGGCCGGTTCGTCACGCTGAAGGACGTGTCCTGTGACCTGCCTACCGTGGCCCGCCGGGTGAAGCTGGCTGAAGGGTCGGACCTGTCGGTGGTCAATGCCAATGCCGCCATCGCGGCGGCCGCGATGCGGGCGGGATCGGCGGGGTTTGCCGGGGTCTTCACCAATTTTCACCCCGATCTCTACGCCTGGCTCTACCGCAACCGGGACCTGGACAGCCCGCTGCGGCAGCGGCTGGAAACCTTCCTTGCGTTGGCCGCGATGGCCGAGCCGATGGGCTATCCCGGGCTGGCAAAGCTGTATCATCAGCGGCTGGGTACCTTTGCCTCCGCCCATTCGCGGGTGATCGACTACGATCTGGACGACCGGCATTGGGGCGTCCTGCCGCTGCTGGATCACATCATGAGGGGCACCGAAACCTTCCGCGCCGAAATCGCGGCGGGTTGACGGTCGCGCCTGCCGCCGCCGGGGCCGGGCCCGGCGGCGGGGCAGCGTAGGGGCATCCCGACATTCCCGTCTTGAAGCGCCCGTTTCCCATCTCCCGGCTCCTATTTTCCCGGCTCCGCTTCCAGGCCCTGCCGCTCAGTGATTGTCGCGTGGCGTGAACTTGCGGGCGATTTCGCGGTATTGATCGGCGTCGCGCAGGGTCATGCCGCGGTCGAAGGGCTGCACCAGATCGCGGAAATATCGCTGCCAGGGGGATTGGCTTTCGGGGACCGGGAATCCGCCTTCGGTCAGAAGCTGCTCGGCGCGGCGGGCCAGCTCCTCCGGCGGGACCAGCATGTCGGCGCTGCCGGTGCGCAGATCGATGCGGATCCGGTCGCCGGTACGCAACAGGGCCAGCCCGCCACCCTCTGCCGCTTCCGGCGCGGCGTTCAGGATGGAGGGCGAGCCCGAGGTGCCCGATTGCCGCCCGTCGCCGATACAGGGCAGGGCGGTGATGCCGCGTTTCAACAGTTCGGCGGGGGGGCGCATGTTCACCACCTCCGCCCCGCCGGGGTAGCCCTTGGGCCCGGTGCCGCGCATGACCAGGATGCACTCCGCGTCGATCCCCTGGTCGGGGTCGTCGATGCGGGCGTGGTAATCCTCCACCCCGTCAAAGACGATGGCCCGCCCTTCGAACGCATCGGGATCTGCGGGATCGGATAGATAGCGGGCGCGGAATTCGGCGCTGATGACCGAGGTCTTCATCAAGGCGCTGTCGAACAGGTTGCCGCGCAGGTTCAGGAACCCCGCCGCCGCGACCAGCGGATCGGAGGCGGGGCGGATCACCTGTGCGTTGCTGCTGTGCCGCCCCGCGCAATTGTCGGCAAGTGTCCGGCCATTTGCGGTGAGCACGTCGGGATGAGGCAGCAACCCGGCCTCCAGCAGGTGGCTGATGACGGCGGGCACGCCGCCCGCGCGGTGATAATCCTCACCCAGATAGGTGCCGGCGGGTTGCAGGTTCACCAGAAGCGGCACCTGATGGCCCAGCTTTTGCCAATCGTCATTGTCCAGCGGCACGCCCAGATGCCGGGCGATGGCATTCAGGTGGATGGGCGCGTTGGTCGATCCGCCGATGGCCGAATTCACCACGATCGCGTTTTCGAATGCCGCGCGGGTCATGATTCGGGCCGGGGTCAGATCTTCCCAGACCATGTCGACGATGCGCTGCCCGGTTTCGTAGCTGATCTGCCCCCGTTCGCGATAGGGCGCGGGGATGGCGGCGGCGCCGGGCAGTTGCATCCCCAAAGCCTCGGCCAGGGAATTCATCGTGCTGGCGGTGCCCATGGTGTTGCAATACCCGACCGAAGGTGCGGAGGCGGCGGCGATCTCCATGAAGTCGTCATCCGTGATCTCGCCCGCCGCCAGCCGTTCGCGGGCTTTCCAGATGACGGTGCCCGAGCCGGCGCGGGCGCCCTCATGCCAGCCATTCAGCATGGGGCCGACCGACAGCGCCAGCGCCGGGATGCCGACGGTGGCCGCCGCCATCAGCAGGGCCGGGGTCGTCTTGTCACAGCCGATGGTCAGCACGACGCCGTCAATCGGATAACCGAACAGCGCCTCCACCAGGCCCAGATAGGCCAGGTTGCGATCCAGCAGGGCGGTGGGCCGTTTGCCGGTTTCCTGGATCGGATGCACCGGCACCTCCATCGGGGTGCCGCCCGCCGCGATGATGCCGTCGCGCACCCGCTTGGCCAACTCAAGATGATGGCGGTTGCAGGGCGACAGGTCGCTGCCGGTCTGGGCGATGGCGATGATCGGCTTGCCCGCCTGCAATTCCGCGCGGGTCAGCCCGTAGTTGAGATACCGCTCCAGGTAGAGCGCGGTCATCTCCGGGTTGTCCGGGTTCATGAACCACTTCCGAGAGCGAAGGTCCTGGGGGTGGATACGGGTCACTTGGGTCTCCTTTCGGGGCGCAGCGGCGGCGGCGGTCTGGGCAGAGTCTGCCTGATCGCGGGGGCGGACGTCCAACTTTTTACAAGATTTCCGGCGGTTTCCCGTCGGGACGAAGCGCGGTCCACCCCAGGGCTGGATGCCTAAGTCTTTGCCCTTCTTTGGAAATATGCCTCGTGGCGCGGGATTTTTGTCATAATGTGTAGGGTTCGAAGTGAATTATTGTAATTATTTGTAAACTCGTCTATCCCTTCCCTTGCCAACTTGTGGGAGGAACACATGTCAAATCGGATCACCAAATCCATCGCGGTCGCGGCCCTTGCGGCGATTTCCACCGTGTCTGCCAGCGCCATGGCCTTGGCGGCGGAATGGCGCGGCTGGAACATTCACGTTCAGGATTACCCCGTCTCGCACGGGATGCAGGCCTTTGCCGACGAACTGGCCGACAAGACCGGGGGGGAGATCACGGCCAAGCTGTTTCACGGCGGGGTTCTGGGCTCGCAGCCCGATGCGATCGAACAGGTGCGGCTGGGCGCCATCGACTTCGGCGTCTTCAGCCTGGGCCCGATGGGGCAGGTCGTGCCGGAGGCCAATGTCGTCTCCCTGCCGTTCATCTTCAAATCCGTCCCCGATATGTATCGCCTGATGGACGGAGAGGCCGGCGCCGCCCTGAACGCGGGGCTGGAGGCCAAGGGCATCATCGCCCTGGGATATTACGATGCGGGCGCGCGCAGCTTCTACAATTCGCATAAGCCGATTTCGACGCCTGATGACGTCAAGGGGATGAAGGTCCGCGTGATGAACAACGACCTGTTCGTCGGCATGATCGAATCCATGGGGGGCAACGCCACGCCGATGGCCTTTGCCGAGGTCTATCAATCGCTGAAGACCGGCGTCGTGGACGGGGCGGAGAACAACCCGCCGTCCTACGAATCCACCAACCATTTCGAGGTCGCGCCTTACTATTCCCTGTCTCAGCACCTGATCATCCCCGAATGCCTGTGCATGTCGAAACGGACCTGGGACAAGCTGTCGGCGGAAGAGCAGGAGATCGTCCGCACCGCCGGCCGCAACAGCACCGAGCTGCAGCGCGAGCTGTGGCAGGAACGCGAGGCGGCCTCCATGCAGGTGGTGCGTGACGCGGGCGTCGAGGTGAACGAGGTCGCGGACAAGGCTGCGTTCCAGGCCGCGA encodes the following:
- a CDS encoding shikimate dehydrogenase family protein, which gives rise to MDIVIRGTTRLMGVIGDPIAQARTPEAINPIYAAMGADIVCVPLHVPADALATCWAGLKAMPNLVGFGITLPHKTAALDLCDEVDLVARRVGAVNVVRREADGRFKGYNFDGAGFVRGLQAAEIHVAGRPCHLIGAGGAAMAIALALAEAGAAEIVVTNRTLSRAQALADRVNADLGKTLLRAGTAAPVADALVVNATSLGLRDTDALPLDPACLTPGMTMAEVIAQPEITPLLTAAQARGVAVHSGLHMITGQVGLIAEHLAAGARAR
- a CDS encoding FG-GAP repeat domain-containing protein — translated: MSVKRWEDDATVWHGPDYGAEALRYHPDVASAAVAGRIITCVDVVDWAGTGGRDLLLSAWDPCYDGKVFLRREIGSHPDGTPILGPETCIEGVRGYVTAVPDGDVFHLVSASRMRREIYLFPNIGSRGAPEFGDPVVLELDADWVRGNEYFHMARFHDIDGCGVAELIVGSDHWDEYWPNGREWNDAGYRGHDAVGRWMGGPLRGFLYAFKNVGTPAAPVLEKGRALIAGETPLEVYGQLAPAFGDFTPGETSVIAGEFWNILHIARQRPDGTFEQDRLVQTPDDAVLELDQCIHLPCVTDWNGDGRLDILVGAEDGYVTYLRNCGTGADGLPRFEHAGRVQTTAPLIHAGVLPSPAAHDFTGNGRPDLVVGNSTGELLFYPNRGVDDPRDLGVEAMLTADGVPIRIAAGLTGSIQGPSEKMFGYSCPTVADWTGTGRGDLLVSDVTGQHRLYRNLGGDMVPPRFAAAERLTCEGTPLQTVWRVRPAVTDWQAGGPLHYVALDAEGVLTDWTRASDTELTAPRRLHWEDGREIRFTVDVGGGRGRVKLCLCDWEGTGRMDLIFGTHARACVPDDPATGAPRNTTGQAGLFYARNVGTPDAPRFALPVPMAHKGQVIAMAMHVAAPEAVDWAGRGALDLIVGVEDGSLVWLKREDLTWTS
- a CDS encoding dihydrodipicolinate synthase family protein — protein: MTQRTDGIVPVMLTPMTDDNSIDWAGLERLVEWYIAQGADTLFAVCQSSEMQHLTLAERTELGRRTVELAAGRVGVIGSGHISDARDDQREELMAMADCGFDALVLVTNHLDPSHAGAAALRQGVTDVLGWVPGDLPLGLYECPAPFRRLLSDDEFAFCRDTGRFVTLKDVSCDLPTVARRVKLAEGSDLSVVNANAAIAAAAMRAGSAGFAGVFTNFHPDLYAWLYRNRDLDSPLRQRLETFLALAAMAEPMGYPGLAKLYHQRLGTFASAHSRVIDYDLDDRHWGVLPLLDHIMRGTETFRAEIAAG
- a CDS encoding IlvD/Edd family dehydratase, with amino-acid sequence MTRIHPQDLRSRKWFMNPDNPEMTALYLERYLNYGLTRAELQAGKPIIAIAQTGSDLSPCNRHHLELAKRVRDGIIAAGGTPMEVPVHPIQETGKRPTALLDRNLAYLGLVEALFGYPIDGVVLTIGCDKTTPALLMAAATVGIPALALSVGPMLNGWHEGARAGSGTVIWKARERLAAGEITDDDFMEIAAASAPSVGYCNTMGTASTMNSLAEALGMQLPGAAAIPAPYRERGQISYETGQRIVDMVWEDLTPARIMTRAAFENAIVVNSAIGGSTNAPIHLNAIARHLGVPLDNDDWQKLGHQVPLLVNLQPAGTYLGEDYHRAGGVPAVISHLLEAGLLPHPDVLTANGRTLADNCAGRHSSNAQVIRPASDPLVAAAGFLNLRGNLFDSALMKTSVISAEFRARYLSDPADPDAFEGRAIVFDGVEDYHARIDDPDQGIDAECILVMRGTGPKGYPGGAEVVNMRPPAELLKRGITALPCIGDGRQSGTSGSPSILNAAPEAAEGGGLALLRTGDRIRIDLRTGSADMLVPPEELARRAEQLLTEGGFPVPESQSPWQRYFRDLVQPFDRGMTLRDADQYREIARKFTPRDNH
- a CDS encoding TRAP transporter substrate-binding protein; translation: MSNRITKSIAVAALAAISTVSASAMALAAEWRGWNIHVQDYPVSHGMQAFADELADKTGGEITAKLFHGGVLGSQPDAIEQVRLGAIDFGVFSLGPMGQVVPEANVVSLPFIFKSVPDMYRLMDGEAGAALNAGLEAKGIIALGYYDAGARSFYNSHKPISTPDDVKGMKVRVMNNDLFVGMIESMGGNATPMAFAEVYQSLKTGVVDGAENNPPSYESTNHFEVAPYYSLSQHLIIPECLCMSKRTWDKLSAEEQEIVRTAGRNSTELQRELWQEREAASMQVVRDAGVEVNEVADKAAFQAAMDPVYEEFLAANPDLADMVELFRAD